The Zetaproteobacteria bacterium sequence GCCGTGCGCGCGCTGCCGGTCACCTACGCCATCGGCCGGGACGGCCGCATCCGCGGGCGGATCATCGGGGCGCGGGCGTGGAGCGGCCCTGCCGCTGCGGCGTGGGTCGAGGCGTTGCTGCGGCAGGAGCAGGGGAGTTCCCCCCGCGCCGACGGATTGCGGCCGCCCGCAGCCGCTCCTGCAACTTCTGGTAGTTGAGGATGGCGTTGACCCGGGCGAGGTTCTGTTCGGCCATGGCAAAGCCGGGATAGCTGACCAGCGCCCGCTCCAGCGCCGCCTTCGCCTCTCGGTAGTGGCCGGAGAGCATGTAGGCGGCGCCGAGCATGTTGAGCGCCGGCGGGTTGTAGGGGTAGATGCGCTCGAAATGGATCAGGTGGCGGATGGCGGTGGCGTAGTCTTTGCGTTGATAGGCCGCTTGCGCCACGCCGAAGAGGGCGCGGAAGTTGTCGGGATCCTTGGCGTAGGCGAGGTCGTATTCATGGGAGGCCAGTTGCGGATAGCGCATCAGGGCCATGGCCCGGCCGACGTGCCACTCCGAGATGATCCATCGCGCCGGCCAGACCGAGAGGGCGGTGGCCAGAATCAACGCGGCGGCCGCCCAGACGCGGGGAGAGAGCGGCAGCCGGACGACGGGGGCCCGGCGGTCGGCGAAGAGCCGCCCCCACCAGGCGCCGCCGTAGAGGGCGAAGACGAACATGCTCGCTGGATTGAAGAAGACATGGTTGAACATGGCGTCGAAGATCGCGGCGGTCATCGCGGCCAGCCCGGCGGCGAGGAAGCCGTCCCACCGCTTCCAGAGGCGCAACAGCAGCGCCGTCCAGAAGGTGGCCAGCAGTCCGAGGAAGATGAAGGCCGCCGGCAGCCCGTTCTGGGTGGCGATCTGGAGGAAGATGTTGTGCGGATTGGTGGTGAAGGTCTTGGGGGTGGAAAGCGGGTCGCGCCAGTCGGGGAACTTGTTGGAGTAGCCGGGGTAGAGCCATGCGAAGTTGCCGGTGCCGTGGCCGAGCAGCGGCTTGTCGGCGATCATCGCCGTCGATGAGGCATACATCGAGGTGCGCTCGAAGCCGATCAGCGGGGTGAGCCGCTCCCACAGGGCGCGCAGCGGCGGCTGCGGCTGGTGGGCGGCCGGTTTCTTCGCTGTCTGCTTCTTGTCGGCGTGCCCCACCACCTTCTCCGCCTGCTCCACCGTCTTGGCGACGCGGCCGAGCGAGCGGAAGTGGTAGGGGAGTTGGCTGTAGAGCACGGCGCCGGCGATCAGGGCGCTCACCGTCCAGATCAGCGGCGCGCGGATGGTGACGGCGCGTGCCTCCCCCTGACGCCACCAGCGCAACAGATGGGGCGCGGCGGCGGTAAGGAAGAGCAGTGTGGCCAGCGCCATGCCGCCGAGTGCGCCGCGGCTGGAGGCGATCAGCAGGATGCAGAAGATGGTGCAGCAGGAGAACCAGTTGAAGATCCGTTCCATCGGATTGGTGCGGACGGCCAGCATCCAGAGCAGGGCCGGCAGCAGGATGATCAGCGCATCGCCGGTGAAGTTGACGTGGCCGATGGGGGAGAAGAGGACCGAGTAGTTGTAGCCCGGTTTGCCGTAGTCGAGCAGGTAGTTCCACCAGTAGTGGAAGCTGAAGATCAACCCGCTTGCGGCACTCCCCCGGCAGAGCCACTCCATCCAGCGCGGCCGCTCGCTGCGGGCGGCGGCGACGGCGGTCAGCCAGAGCAGGCCGCTGAAGGCCCAGAAGGCGAAGCGGATCACCCCCTCGATGTGGTTGACGCCGATGAAGATACCGACGGCGAGGATGAGGTAGTAGGCCAGCAGCAGCCAGCCGGTGACGCCGCAGCGGATGGTGATCCGCTCCCGCCCGGCGCTCCAGAGCCAGACCGCCAGCGCCAGCCCGGAGAGCAGGCCGTAGAGGGTGAGCACGGCCCATTTCGGTTCCTCGTTGGGGGCGACGAAGGGGAAGATGCGGATGTTGGTGATGAAAGGGAGGGCGATGAGCGGCAGCAGAAAGAGCAGCGCACGTGCGCCGTCGTGCGGGGTTGGTCGCTTCATGGCCGGCGATGCTAGGCGGAGGGGCGGGGCTTCGCACGCCGCTCCTTCTCCACCCGTCTGGCAGGCGCGCCATCGGCACGGCCGGCCCTCTTCCCCGTTCCCACTTGACACGGCTTCGGTTTTTCCCAAGCTGCGCCGCCCCGCGCTCGTTCGCGGGAGTGGTTCAAACTGCATTGTAGGGACGGACGGAATCGAATCATGGCGAATCATGCATCGGCACTGAAGCGGGCGCGCCAGGCGCGCAAGATCCGGGCGCGCAAGCGGGCGCAGCGGTCGGCCATGCGCACGGCGATCAAGCGGGTGCGGCTGGCGGTGGATGCCGGTGACGTCGAACGGGCGCAGCAGGAGCTCAAAGCGGCGATCCGGGTGATCGACTCGGCCGGTCGCAAGCGGTTGATCCATCCTCGGCAGGCGTCTCGCCGGGTCTCCCGGCTGAACGCCAGCGTCCGCAAGCTGGCCGTCTCCGGGTGACACCGGAGGGGGCGCGGTTCCGGCAAGGCTCGCTGCGGCGGGCCTTTTTTGTTGGTGGGGCGCGGATGGTGCGCGCGCTGCCGGATGCGGTCTGTTGCGGGAGATCACGCGCGCGGACCTGACCGGCTGGCTGCCGCGTTGGCCGCAGGATGTCTTCAAGCAGCAGCGCGGCCATCTCTGGATCTGCGGCGGCGGCATCGGTACCACCGGGGCCCCCCGGCTGGCCGCCCATGGGGCGCTGGCCATGGGGGTGGGGCTGGTCAGCCTGCTCGTGCCCGACGAGGTCTACGGCGTGGTCGCCTCGGCCGAGCTGGAGGTGATGGTTCATCCCGACTCGTCCCGGCCTCCGGGGCTGGAGCGGGCCGACGCCGTGGTCGCCGGGCCGGGGTGGGGCCTTCGGCGGCAGGAGGCGTTGCGCGCCTTGCTGGCGGGGGATCGGCCGCTGCTGCTCGACGCCGACGCCCTCAATCTGGTCGCCCGGGAGGAGGTGCTCGCCGCGCTGCTTGCCGCCCGCCGCGCGCCGACGGTGTTGACACCCCATCCCGGTGAGGCGGCCCGACTGCTCGGCCTGCCCCGGGCGGCCGAGGTGCAGCGCGACCGGCCGGCGGCGCTCGCCGCACTGGTGGCGCGCTTCCGCTGCACGGTGGTGCTCAAGGGGGCGCGCACCCGGATCTCCTCGGGGGAGGATGTGTGGGTATGTCCCTTGGAAACCAACAGGTTGGCCACGGCCGGCAGCGGTGATGTGCTCGCCGGGATGATCGGTGCGCTGCTTGCGCAGGGAGTGGCCGCCCCCCATGCCGCGGCCTGCGGTGTCGGGCTGCATGCGCTGGCCGGGGCCCGGCCGGGTTGGTACCGCGCCGGGATGTTGCCCGATCTGGTGGCGCGCCTGCGTGAGGAGCTGTGCGGCGGCGATCGGGACGGACGGTTGACCCGATCTTGCGGCGACGCTGGAATGCTGCGCCATGAAACATAAGTATTTCATCGCCTTTCTTCTGATCGCGCCGCTTGCCGGTTGCGGCGGCAAGATGCCCAAGCTCTTCTGGGGGATGGACGAGGGCGACCGGGGAAGTGGGGGCACGCATGCGGCGGAAGCCCCCTCCCGGCCGCCGTTGGTGGTGCCGCCGCAGTTGCGCGGCAAGGTGGAGCTGCCGATGGCCGATCAGGTGGCGCGCGAGCAGGGGGCGTTGGCGCAGGCCCATATTGCGCCGGCCACCAAGCGATTGGTCGCGGGCAAGGCGGTGGCGCTCGATGCGCGGGTCTATCCGGTGACCCCGGCCGAACTCTTCTCGGCGGCGCTCGATGCGATGACCGCGCTCAACATCCCGGTGGAGAGTGTCGACTCCCCTTCGGGCACCATCACCAGCGACTGGGTGCGCAAGGACGCCGCCTCGGCCACCACCACCATGCTCAACATCTTCGGCGCCGGACCGCCGCTGGCCACGCGCTACCGCTTCGTCGTGCGGGTGCTGCGTCAACAGGTGGAGGGCAAGGCGCAGGCGCGGCTGGAGGTGCGCACTCTGGCCCAGATCTTCACCAACCGCCACTGGGTCAACCGTCCGATGCGGCGCAAGGTGAGCAACGAGCTCTTCTCCGCGGTGGAGGAGCGTCTGGCCGCCAGCCCGCCCGCCGCCGGGTCCGATTAGCATCGTGCGCTTTCCCTGGTCGCCTCCCTCCACGCCGCTGGTCGGCATCGACCTCGGGACCAGCGCGCTCAAGCTGGTGGCGCTGGGCCGGGAGGGGGGGCGGCTGGTGGTGCGCTCCCATGCGATGGTCGATCTGCCGCGCGACACCATCGTCGAGAACGAGGTGCTCGACAGCAGGCAGTTCACCGATACCCTGACGGCGCTGACCGAACAGGCCGGCGTGGGGGATGCGCGCGCGGCCATCGCCATCGGCGGCAGCGCCCTGTTCCACAAGTCGATCCAGTTGCCCTACGCCGACGAGTTCGATCTGGAGCCGACCATCCAGGAGATCGCCGCCGAGCACGTCCCCTTCCCGATGGAGGAAGTCTACCTCGATTTCGCCATCCAGGGGGGCAACGAAGAGAACCCCGAGTTGATGGATGTGGTGCTGGTCGCCTGCAAGCGGGATATCGTCGACGACCTGCAACTGCTGTTGCTCGACGCCGGCCTGGAGTTGGCGGTGGTCGATTGTGCGGTCTATGCGCTGCAGAATGCGGCCATGCTGGCGCTGGCGGAGGGGGCGGAGGCGGCGGAGGAGGTGGAGGAAGAGCCGCAGGAAGGGGAGCCGCCGGCGGTGGTGCTGGTCAACATCGGTGCCCACATGACCAATGTCAACGTGGTCGGCGGCGTGCGCTCCCTCTTCGTTCGCGACCACTACTTCGGCGGCGAGCAGTTGACCACGATGATCCACGAGGAGTGCGGCTGCGGCTTCTCCACGGCGGAGCGGCGCAAGCTGGCGGGGGAGATTCCCGCGGGGTTGGCGGATCGCTTCTTCGATGCGCTGGAGGCCGAGGTGATGCGTTCGGTCGACTTCTTCTCCTCGCTCTTCCCCGACCGCTCCATCGGCAAGGCGCTGGTCACCGGCGGCGGGGCGCTGCTGCCCGGCCTGCCGGAGGCGATGGCCGAGCGGCTGAAGATGGAGGTGGCGCTGTTCGATCCGGCGGCGGTGTTGCGCGATGCCGCGGGCAAGCCGCTGGCCGGCGGGGCGCGCATGACCCTCGCCGCCGGCCTGGCCCTGCGCGCGCTGGACGGGCAGCCGTGACCTATTTCTGCGAGGCCGCCATCCGCCGCCGGGTGGGGGAGGCTGATCGGCGGGGCCTGCCGGCGGCCGGCGTCGGTCGGCGGGTGGGAGCGGCATGAACGTGTCCCCTCTGATTCGGATCAATCTGCTTCCCTACCGCGAGCTGCGCTGGCGGCTGAAGCTGCTCAAGATGGTCTCGGTCGCGGCCGCGGTCTTCCTCTCGGTGGTGGTGCTGATCGTCACGGTGCATCTGGTCACCCGCAGCCATCTCGACCGCCTGGTGGCCGAGGAGCAGGCGCTGCAGGAGGAGAACCGCCGGCTCAAGCGCAAGATCGGCAAGATCCGCAACATCGACAAGCTGCGTGCCGATGTCGAGGCCAAGCTGGGGGTGATCGATACCCTGCAGGAGGGGCGGTTCCGCACCCTACGCCTGCTGCTGGCCATCTCCCAAGCCATCCCGGAGAATGTCTGGGTCGACTCGATCCGCGACGACGGCAAGCGCTTCTCGATCCACGGCCGGGGGGAGAGCAACAACGTGGTGGCGGAGTTCATGCGGCAGTTGGATGCGTCGCCCAGCTTCGCCAACGTCCGGCTGGATGTGATCCGGCGCAGTGAAGTCGGCGGGGTGCGGGTGCGCAGCTTCGAGCTGTCGATGGAGCCGGTCGACCTCGCCACTCCGACGGAGAAGGGCGGGCGGAACAGGGAGCACAGACGCAGGAGGCGGCGGTGAGGGTCGACGAGCTTCCGCTGGAGCGGCTCGATCCCCTGCGGCCGCTGATCCCCCGGCCGCTGTGGCAGAAGCTGGTCGGGCTGGTCGGGCTCTTCGTGGTGTTGCCGCTGCTCCTCTACGGCCTGCTGGTGTGGCAGGGGATGCTCGATGAGATCGGGCGCGAGAAGCAGAACATCGCCATGCAGCGCACGCTGCTGCAGAAGAACCGCCGGCTGGCCGCCGATCTGCCGCGCAAGCAGAAGGAGTATGCCCGGCTGGAGCTGCAGTTGCGTGTGGCGCTCAACCTCCTGCCGAGAAAGGCGGAGATCCCCGACCTGCTGGAGAGCGTCTCCTGGGCGGGCAAGGATTCGGGGCTGGAGTTCACCACCTTCAAGCCGTTGGGGGAGAAGCCGCAGGGGCTCTATGCCGAGGTGCCGGTCAGTATCGAGATGGGCGGCGACTACAAGCAGTTGATCCGTTTCCTGGCGCGGGTGGGGGAGATGCCGCGGATCGTCAACGTCAACAGCCTCTCGATCCGTCGGGATCAGGGCGATCGGTTGAAGATCAGCGGACGTGTGACCACCTATCGCTTCCTCGAGGAGGAGCAGGGGAAGAAGAAGGGGAAGCGCAAGAGGAAGCGCGGACGAAGGGGAGCGTAGCATGAGCGGGACGACGAGGCTGTTCGCCGCCGTAGGGTGGCTGCTGATGATGGTGACCGGCGCGGGAGGGGCGGCGGCGGCGCAGTTGACCGCGGTTTCGATCCGCGACGAGGCACGGGAGGAGCTGGTGACCATCTCCAGCGACGGCCCGGCTCCCTATCAGGTGTTCGACCTCTCCGGACCGGCGCGGCTGGTGCTCAGCTTCCCCGGTACCTCGGTCGGCGATCTCGCCGCCCCCAAGGGGGGGCGTGTGGTGCGGCTGGTCCGGCTGCGTCAGCAGGGGGCGGATGGCGTGGTCGAGCTGACCCTCGCCCGGCCGGTGCACTACACCATCGAGGAGCGGGGCAACGATCTGCGCATCCATCTGCCGCTGCCGTCGGAGTCCCCGCGCAGAAGGGTGGCGCACATCGACGATCTCGCCGTGGTCGATCAAGGGGAGCACAGCGAACTCATCCTGCGCGGCAGCCATCTCGACCTGCCCTACACCGCGCGCATGGTCAATCACGACATGACCCTGATCCTCGATCTGCCGCATGCGCGCGCCCGGCTGCCACGGGAACACTTCTCCTACTCCTCTCCCTTCGTCCGCGACGTCACCGTCGGCAGCAGCGGCGACCGTGTCCGCCTGGTCGTCTCCCTGCTCAAGCCCGGCATCTCCCACCAGATCGTGGCGACCCCAGGTGCGTTGCGCATCCATTTCGGATCGGGGCGGCTGGGCCACGGCGCAGGCGGGGCGGAGAAGCCGGCGATCGAGGTGGAGGCGGTGCGTTTCAAGCCGGAGGATCGCATCTCCCACGTCGTGCTGACGGTGCGCGGCGGCAGCCCCGTGGTCGACCTGAACAAGAGCGATCGGGCGGTGCGGGTCACCATCCGCGGCGCGAGGCTGCGCAAGGGGCTGGAGCGGAGCATGGATGTCTCCGCCTTTCCCGGTGCGGTGAAGCAGATCGACACCTTCCGCAAGGGCGACGACGTCCGGCTGGTCATCCGCCTGCGCGACAAGGTGAGTGTCTCCACCTTCCAGCGCGGGGATAAGCTGTCGATCAACATCGAGCCGCAGGATCTGGCCATCGCCCGCGCCGGGGTGAGCGGGGTGAACGCCTTCTCCTACACCGGGGACAAGGTCACCTTCGACTTCAAGGATATCGACATCAAGAACGCGCTTCGCCTGATCGCCGAGATGAGCAACCTGAACATCATCATGGCCGACGACGTCTCGGGCAAGCTGACCATGCGGCTGGTCGATGTGCCGTGGGATCAGGCGCTCGACCTGATCCTGACCAGCAAGGGGCTGGGGCAGGAGCGGATCGGCAACGTGCTGCGCATCGCGCCGATCGAGGCGCTGCGCAGCGAGTACAGCTCCCGGCTGGCGGTGAAGCGGGGCTCCGAGGCGCTGGAGCCGCTGATCACCGAGTTCATCACCCTCAACTACACCAAGGTGGCCGACGTCAAGAAGATGATCGACAACGCGGCGGCGGCCGCAGGCAAGGCGGCTGCGGCGGCCGCTGCCGGCAAGAAGGGGGGCGCGGGTGCGCCACCGGCGGCGGGCAAACCGGCCGGAGGCATCCTCTCTCCGCGTGGTTCCATCCTGGTCGACGAGCGGACCAACACCCTGATCGTCAAGGATACCCGGGCATCGATCGACAACGTCAAGCGGCTGGTGGCGGCGATCGACCAGCCGGTGCGGCAGGTGCTGATCGCCGCGCGCGTGGTCGAGGCGAGCAAGGATTTCAACCGCGACATCGGCATCCAGTGGGGCGGCGTCTACAACGCCCAGACTCAGCGTAACTTCCCCGGCGCCATCTCCATCGGCGCGCCGGCGGCGGCCTCGGCCAACGCCGCGGCGATCGCCGGCGGGGGCGGGACTGCTGCGGCAACCAACACCGGCTTCCTGGTCGATCTGCCGGCCGCGGCGGCCAACGGCAGCATCGGTATCTCGCTCGGTTCGTTCAACAACGCGGTCAACCTCGATCTGGCGCTCTCCGCCGCCGAGCTCAACGGCTCGGCCAAGGTGGTCTCCAACCCGCGGGTGGTGACCACCAACCTGAAGCC is a genomic window containing:
- the rpsT gene encoding 30S ribosomal protein S20, encoding MANHASALKRARQARKIRARKRAQRSAMRTAIKRVRLAVDAGDVERAQQELKAAIRVIDSAGRKRLIHPRQASRRVSRLNASVRKLAVSG
- a CDS encoding NAD(P)H-hydrate dehydratase codes for the protein MLREITRADLTGWLPRWPQDVFKQQRGHLWICGGGIGTTGAPRLAAHGALAMGVGLVSLLVPDEVYGVVASAELEVMVHPDSSRPPGLERADAVVAGPGWGLRRQEALRALLAGDRPLLLDADALNLVAREEVLAALLAARRAPTVLTPHPGEAARLLGLPRAAEVQRDRPAALAALVARFRCTVVLKGARTRISSGEDVWVCPLETNRLATAGSGDVLAGMIGALLAQGVAAPHAAACGVGLHALAGARPGWYRAGMLPDLVARLREELCGGDRDGRLTRSCGDAGMLRHET
- a CDS encoding type IV pilus secretin family protein; amino-acid sequence: MSGTTRLFAAVGWLLMMVTGAGGAAAAQLTAVSIRDEAREELVTISSDGPAPYQVFDLSGPARLVLSFPGTSVGDLAAPKGGRVVRLVRLRQQGADGVVELTLARPVHYTIEERGNDLRIHLPLPSESPRRRVAHIDDLAVVDQGEHSELILRGSHLDLPYTARMVNHDMTLILDLPHARARLPREHFSYSSPFVRDVTVGSSGDRVRLVVSLLKPGISHQIVATPGALRIHFGSGRLGHGAGGAEKPAIEVEAVRFKPEDRISHVVLTVRGGSPVVDLNKSDRAVRVTIRGARLRKGLERSMDVSAFPGAVKQIDTFRKGDDVRLVIRLRDKVSVSTFQRGDKLSINIEPQDLAIARAGVSGVNAFSYTGDKVTFDFKDIDIKNALRLIAEMSNLNIIMADDVSGKLTMRLVDVPWDQALDLILTSKGLGQERIGNVLRIAPIEALRSEYSSRLAVKRGSEALEPLITEFITLNYTKVADVKKMIDNAAAAAGKAAAAAAAGKKGGAGAPPAAGKPAGGILSPRGSILVDERTNTLIVKDTRASIDNVKRLVAAIDQPVRQVLIAARVVEASKDFNRDIGIQWGGVYNAQTQRNFPGAISIGAPAAASANAAAIAGGGGTAAATNTGFLVDLPAAAANGSIGISLGSFNNAVNLDLALSAAELNGSAKVVSNPRVVTTNLKPATISQGTKIAVVTSQGANNAATTEYVDATLKLTVTPQITSKDTVLMDVTVSKDSPVGTSANINTKTVTTSVNVKSGETVVIGGVYERTRGDTRNSVPGLASIPVIGWLFQKNARIDNKTELLIFITPQILQNTVTGGE
- a CDS encoding fimbrial assembly protein; protein product: MNVSPLIRINLLPYRELRWRLKLLKMVSVAAAVFLSVVVLIVTVHLVTRSHLDRLVAEEQALQEENRRLKRKIGKIRNIDKLRADVEAKLGVIDTLQEGRFRTLRLLLAISQAIPENVWVDSIRDDGKRFSIHGRGESNNVVAEFMRQLDASPSFANVRLDVIRRSEVGGVRVRSFELSMEPVDLATPTEKGGRNREHRRRRRR
- the pilM gene encoding type IV pilus assembly protein PilM, encoding MSIVRFPWSPPSTPLVGIDLGTSALKLVALGREGGRLVVRSHAMVDLPRDTIVENEVLDSRQFTDTLTALTEQAGVGDARAAIAIGGSALFHKSIQLPYADEFDLEPTIQEIAAEHVPFPMEEVYLDFAIQGGNEENPELMDVVLVACKRDIVDDLQLLLLDAGLELAVVDCAVYALQNAAMLALAEGAEAAEEVEEEPQEGEPPAVVLVNIGAHMTNVNVVGGVRSLFVRDHYFGGEQLTTMIHEECGCGFSTAERRKLAGEIPAGLADRFFDALEAEVMRSVDFFSSLFPDRSIGKALVTGGGALLPGLPEAMAERLKMEVALFDPAAVLRDAAGKPLAGGARMTLAAGLALRALDGQP
- a CDS encoding pilus assembly protein PilO: MERLDPLRPLIPRPLWQKLVGLVGLFVVLPLLLYGLLVWQGMLDEIGREKQNIAMQRTLLQKNRRLAADLPRKQKEYARLELQLRVALNLLPRKAEIPDLLESVSWAGKDSGLEFTTFKPLGEKPQGLYAEVPVSIEMGGDYKQLIRFLARVGEMPRIVNVNSLSIRRDQGDRLKISGRVTTYRFLEEEQGKKKGKRKRKRGRRGA
- a CDS encoding tetratricopeptide repeat protein produces the protein MIRHDSIPSVPTMQFEPLPRTSAGRRSLGKTEAVSSGNGEEGRPCRWRACQTGGEGAACEAPPLRLASPAMKRPTPHDGARALLFLLPLIALPFITNIRIFPFVAPNEEPKWAVLTLYGLLSGLALAVWLWSAGRERITIRCGVTGWLLLAYYLILAVGIFIGVNHIEGVIRFAFWAFSGLLWLTAVAAARSERPRWMEWLCRGSAASGLIFSFHYWWNYLLDYGKPGYNYSVLFSPIGHVNFTGDALIILLPALLWMLAVRTNPMERIFNWFSCCTIFCILLIASSRGALGGMALATLLFLTAAAPHLLRWWRQGEARAVTIRAPLIWTVSALIAGAVLYSQLPYHFRSLGRVAKTVEQAEKVVGHADKKQTAKKPAAHQPQPPLRALWERLTPLIGFERTSMYASSTAMIADKPLLGHGTGNFAWLYPGYSNKFPDWRDPLSTPKTFTTNPHNIFLQIATQNGLPAAFIFLGLLATFWTALLLRLWKRWDGFLAAGLAAMTAAIFDAMFNHVFFNPASMFVFALYGGAWWGRLFADRRAPVVRLPLSPRVWAAAALILATALSVWPARWIISEWHVGRAMALMRYPQLASHEYDLAYAKDPDNFRALFGVAQAAYQRKDYATAIRHLIHFERIYPYNPPALNMLGAAYMLSGHYREAKAALERALVSYPGFAMAEQNLARVNAILNYQKLQERLRAAAIRRRGGNSPAPAAATPRPTPQRQGRSTPAPR